The Desulfurococcus sp. genomic interval CTTCAGGCTTAACAATGCTTCTTTCAACCATGGATTTCAATATCTGCTTAGAGAGGTTTTCTAGAGAGTACTTAGCCATTATGTGGCCATAGCACACCGGCTGTGTTAAAGCTATCTCGGAGTGCTTGCGCGGGTAGTGTCCTCCACCAATACCTGCTACCGGCCTGCAATCATCTTTAATCCATCCTAGTAGAAAGCCCATTACGGCATCCCCGATAACCTTATGGTTAACGGGATCGCTCCACTCATCCAGTGTACTACCGATCTCCACGAACACTACTGGCTTGGAGAGACTTGTTGGACCATGGTGTGTCGCTTCATAGCCCACATAGTACTCTCCTCTACCATAGCTATCTCTGTGAGTCTTTACTAGTCTAAGAAGCCTCCATGCTGTAACTGGTGATGCAACTCCAAGCTCCATGGGTTTCCCGCCGTAGAGAGCCTCCCTACCGTAGTTCCCTGTATGGTGTACTGTATAGCTTTTAACACCGGCTTCACTGCTATGCCGTGATAACACTATGTACTCGGATGCGAAGGGAATCTTCTCCTCTAGGAAATCAAAGTATATTACATCCTCTTCGAAGCCGGCTAGA includes:
- a CDS encoding D-aminoacyl-tRNA deacylase, with amino-acid sequence MIGLVYSIRDPAGRGIAKHITESLNLHAVEKPGIPEYFEGNGFVLAGFEEDVIYFDFLEEKIPFASEYIVLSRHSSEAGVKSYTVHHTGNYGREALYGGKPMELGVASPVTAWRLLRLVKTHRDSYGRGEYYVGYEATHHGPTSLSKPVVFVEIGSTLDEWSDPVNHKVIGDAVMGFLLGWIKDDCRPVAGIGGGHYPRKHSEIALTQPVCYGHIMAKYSLENLSKQILKSMVERSIVKPEALVVEKKGTRLEHRALIEEFAAERGLQVEYI